Sequence from the Phragmites australis chromosome 11, lpPhrAust1.1, whole genome shotgun sequence genome:
tagcagcacgccgccggcgcgaCCTCTCTTTCCTTGCACCCGTCCTCCGCCTGCGCCCTGAACGCCAGGAACCCGGCCGCGTGCCCGGCCACAGCCACGATGAACACGCCGCCGTTGAACGACATGAGCGCGAGCATGAGCAGGTACGCCACGCCCACGCGCAGCGCGtgcgccgccgcgcgcgccgccgcgccgcgcctgCTCGCGGACGCGGGGAGGCATGACTCCAGCCTGCGGCACCCGAGGAACTCGAGGAGGAGCGAGAGCGCGAAGACGGCGACTAGCGCGAGCGCGTACATGCCGCCGCGCGCGCCGGGCCACCCGGTGAAGAGGATCTCCGACTTGTTCCCCCAGTAGAAGGTCATGTGCATGTACCGCTTCCTCCGCATGCCCATGCCGTGCGTcgccgctgccggcggcggGGCCATGCCGCCCATGCCCATGCCGTGCCCtcccatgtctcccatcgcgaGGCCGCGCGCGCTTGATCGATCCTTGCGCTTACGTCTTCTCTGCGTCGGCACGTGAATGTGGTGGCCGGTGCATCGAACAGGTCAGGGTGGTAGGGTGTTGGCTATATAGACGGCCCACGCGTGGTGTGGTGTACGACGTGACGAGGGAGATGCATATGGATGGCATGGTGTGTACTGTGTAGTACACCGCGCTTGCACGGCGGGCTTAGGGGGTAGGCTCAGATGTGTACTGCACCGCGACCCATGCCGGCCGGTAGGGTTGCAATGCATGCAAACGGTGGCCACGTGTAGAGTGGGCACCGTGGCTGGTAGTGATTTACTGGGATAGTTCACGTCACGATACAGTTACGTTAGAAAATCTCCTTACTTTCTGCGGGGTGCACACATGGCCATTATGGGCTAACTAGCACTAGAAAACATTTTGACAGCATCGGCCCAGCCGCTCCATGGCATGGCAGGAGTAGTTGTCTTTCTCTCGCACCAACGTGCCACCGTTGTCTCTCCTCCTTCCATGCTGCGCACTCCCCTCACCCCTTCAATGCCACCACCGTGGCACCGCCAACAAGCGGCTTAGGGTCCAAGGTTAGTGTTAGGGGTTGTTAGAGTTTGGATTGGCGGCGGTGTTAGCAACCCATTGGATAACACCGATCAATCGATACAGAGGAGAGAAAAACACAAAGGAAAGAGAGCTCTAGTCCTGGTACATGGAAACGGGGTGGAGAGGAGATGCAgacaggagagggagagggaccCAAAGAGAAGCACTAAGGAAGGTCTAGAGGAGGAAAAAGATGAACAGTATGGAGGAGAGAACGGGAGAAGAAGCAGCCAAGCCGTGTATTctgctccctcctctctctgaTGAAAAAGCCTCCTTTTGTACCGATTCCAGCGGAAGCCAGCTGAGTGCCAACCGGGCATCAGCTAGGTGCTGACATTCCTCCCTCCTTGAAAGGTGGCTTGCCCCGAAGCCGCTATCGTCACGCCATCGGGATCCCATAGGACGTCTCGATCGTCGAGGGTCGCGACCAGGTGCCAGAGCACGGACTCATCATCACACCAATACATGCAATTGAAGCACGCGTCGGTCGTTCCCTTGTACTCGGAGCTGACTTCCTCACTGCCAATCAAG
This genomic interval carries:
- the LOC133885435 gene encoding copper transporter 3-like, yielding MGDMGGHGMGMGGMAPPPAAATHGMGMRRKRYMHMTFYWGNKSEILFTGWPGARGGMYALALVAVFALSLLLEFLGCRRLESCLPASASRRGAAARAAAHALRVGVAYLLMLALMSFNGGVFIVAVAGHAAGFLAFRAQAEDGCKEREVAPAACC